ACTCTATCTGGCAAAGCCAGCAACCAGAAACTCAACCACTAGAAATTGACGAAGAGTATGATTTTTACGAAACTGATGCTGAACTTCTGAGTGACGCAATCTTAGGGCAAGAGATGGATGTTTTGGCGAAAATATATGAACAGGCGAACGTTACAGCTATTAAGGAAGATATAGATCAAGTTGCGTTTTCAGCTAAGCAAATCGCTCATCAAATAGCTGCTTGGACGAAGATGTATAAACAGGCGAACGTTACAGCTATTAAGGAAGATATAGATCAAGTTACGTTTTCAGCTAAGCAAATCGCTCATTTTTTTAATGGGAAAATTATTACAGTTATTAATGATAAGGTCACTATGGAATTTAAGGGATCTAGAAAAATGATAGAGAATGAAAATTCAGAATGCCTTTTTTCCTACTATAGTTTTGATTTACTACTGAAATGGCATAAAAAATATCATCAAAATCCTCTTGAAATTATTAGTTCAGATGATTATGACGATTTTATGGAATATGTAGAGCAACCGTTTATTGAATTGTGCCAGCTAGTATCCGCTCAACTACCAGTCCATCTTGCTGCTAAAACAGTAAATTATGGTTCTATTTATGATTGTATTGTGAAAGAGCTTACGATTCGTTTAAATGGGGATTGTGAGACTGAATTACTAGGTCTAGAGGAGTATTTTAGCCCATTCCCATTGCTATACATCCGAATTAACCCTTACTCTTTAGCTTTTGGTTATGTAATTGAAACATATTCTAAGCTATTCTTACAAAGTCAGCAGAAGAATCCAAAAGCTCTGTTAGAGATTATATCAAATAATCCTACGCTGTTAATCAAAGATACAAATGAAATTGTAATTCCCAAGATAGATATTCTACAACAGTCAAGAAAGGAGTTAAGCAATAAAATTGCACAATATTTTAGGAATTATTTACCCTTACTTTTACTGGCTATCTGTGATGAGCCAATACCTGCTATATATCAATATTTAAATGGTGTTAATAATGAATATTTATTAAATCAGTTTACTGAAGATACAGCTATTGAAGAAGTAGAAATAAAAAGATGGATACGCGCCATTGAACGCAAGAAGCAAGCCATTTTCTATGGTTCACCTGGAACTGGAAAAACTTTCATAACTCAAAAAATTGCCCAATACTTAATCGGCGGAGGTTATGGTTTCTCGGAACTTGTACAATTTCATCCTGCGTATACCTATGAAGACTTCATTCAAGGTATCCGTCCACAAAGTCAAGATGGGCAATTGAAATATTCGCTAGTTCCAGGTCGCTTTCTGGAATTTTGTAAAAAGGCAGAGTCTTGTCAAGGTCTCTGTGTTCTTATTATCGATGAAATTAACCGTGCGAACCTGGCTCAAGTTTTTGGAGAATTAATGTATTTGCTAGAATATCGTGACAAAGAAATTCCCCTTGCTGGTGGTAATACCTTTCGCATTCCCCTTAATGTCCGTATCATTGGCACAATGAACACCGCAGATCGTTCTATTGCTTTAGTAGATCATGCACTACGCCGCCGATTTGCATTCATCGAACTCCGCCCAAATTATGAGGTACTACGGCGATATCACGAAAAGAAAACGAGTTTTAATGTGGATAAATTAATTGACGTGCTGAAGCGATTGAATAACGCGATCGCAGACAAACACTACGAAATCGGGATATCTTTCTTTTTGACAGAAAAGCTGCCTGAAGATATAGAAAGTATTTGGCTTATGGAAATAGAGCCGTATCTTGAAGAGTATTTCTTTGACAACCTGAAAAAAGTGGATGAGTTTCGCTGGGATAAACTTAAGCAAGAGTTATCACTATGAACCCAGCACAACCAAGAATTATCGAACTGACTGAATACGAAGTGAAGCCGTTAGCGTCTGAAGAGATGCCTCATTCAGTAGCAGTGGAATTGTGCCAGAAGTATGAAAAACAAGTAGATGTAAACTTTCCCAACTTTAAAACAGCTCACAAATGGCAACTCAAAGCTAAAGGATGGGTGGGATACATTCCTTTAACCACTGACCTTGGCATTAAGCTACAGCCAAAGGTGACAATAAAAAATCTCTTTGGTATGTTGGAATATGCCTACCAGTTAAAGAGTTTTCGCTTTATTGATGGGCTGATTGATTGCGAATTTATAGAGGATTTTTTTAGTCAATTTGCTCATGTTTTAGCACAGAAAATTTTAGATCGTGGACGAAAAGGTTTTTACCGCACATACTTACCAAAAACCGGAAATCTGACGTATGTTCGGGGACGATTGGATGTGCGGCAAACTATCCAGAAACCTTGGGATGTCAAACTTAAATGTCACTACGAAGAACACACCGCTGATATCGAAGAAAATCAGATTCTTGCTTGGACACTTTTTATTATTGGTCGCAGTGGGTTGTGTTCAGAAAGAGTGTTGCCAAAGGTACGACAAGCTTATCATGCACTCCAGGGAAGTGTAACGCTTAAATCCTATAGCGCAGAAGATTGTATTGGGCGACGTTAC
This portion of the Coleofasciculus sp. FACHB-T130 genome encodes:
- a CDS encoding restriction endonuclease; the encoded protein is MNPAQPRIIELTEYEVKPLASEEMPHSVAVELCQKYEKQVDVNFPNFKTAHKWQLKAKGWVGYIPLTTDLGIKLQPKVTIKNLFGMLEYAYQLKSFRFIDGLIDCEFIEDFFSQFAHVLAQKILDRGRKGFYRTYLPKTGNLTYVRGRLDVRQTIQKPWDVKLKCHYEEHTADIEENQILAWTLFIIGRSGLCSERVLPKVRQAYHALQGSVTLKSYSAEDCIGRRYNRLNEDYRLLHALCRFFLDNSGATHERGDRTMLPFLVDMAKLYELFVAEWLKENTPLGFVLKQQYPVTIGQNQRCPIDLILCDRSTGAIRYVLDTKYKAPDKVAIADIHQMRSYAMATKCNEAVLIYPKRLNEVLDSQNDEFRLRSLTFSLDGDLDQAGQKFLQDLFADNLS
- a CDS encoding AAA family ATPase, whose product is MSDRNILAWGNVYYAARKICTSVEQDLGALEWILQAWQILIQSGLATYSSETEYCEVVIRFMALIGFYLESCEDYGFDWEEYVEANCLKWVENFKLSNSDIKQIIEPTFNRNFDKYDDEEKFKTSELLYLVKNAHKKVYSVLIEGFGSKSMLFDSIWQSQQPETQPLEIDEEYDFYETDAELLSDAILGQEMDVLAKIYEQANVTAIKEDIDQVAFSAKQIAHQIAAWTKMYKQANVTAIKEDIDQVTFSAKQIAHFFNGKIITVINDKVTMEFKGSRKMIENENSECLFSYYSFDLLLKWHKKYHQNPLEIISSDDYDDFMEYVEQPFIELCQLVSAQLPVHLAAKTVNYGSIYDCIVKELTIRLNGDCETELLGLEEYFSPFPLLYIRINPYSLAFGYVIETYSKLFLQSQQKNPKALLEIISNNPTLLIKDTNEIVIPKIDILQQSRKELSNKIAQYFRNYLPLLLLAICDEPIPAIYQYLNGVNNEYLLNQFTEDTAIEEVEIKRWIRAIERKKQAIFYGSPGTGKTFITQKIAQYLIGGGYGFSELVQFHPAYTYEDFIQGIRPQSQDGQLKYSLVPGRFLEFCKKAESCQGLCVLIIDEINRANLAQVFGELMYLLEYRDKEIPLAGGNTFRIPLNVRIIGTMNTADRSIALVDHALRRRFAFIELRPNYEVLRRYHEKKTSFNVDKLIDVLKRLNNAIADKHYEIGISFFLTEKLPEDIESIWLMEIEPYLEEYFFDNLKKVDEFRWDKLKQELSL